GTTTATCTAACTTAGAATTCCAGCTTGTGCAAAACAAAGTTACAAAATTGTGTAATAACTCTTCAATTGTGGTTCCTGCCAACGGAAGTTTCTTTATGACATGTCTTCATCCATATCATTTAAGTTGTACTGAAGCAGTTGATCTCCAATGGACCGCTTTCTtaaaataagttcggaaatacTTAAGGAATTTTGGTGAACGCAAAAAGGCAACTAAACTGAACAGGgtatttaactattttttttaaactcgTTAGTAAGTGTCCCAGAATTCGCAGCAAATTGATTGTAATAAGTATTAACAGATGAAATAAAACAGAACTCTCCAAAAAACTATTGAGCTCCTTGTTTTTCACTGTATAAAACTGCGGGCCCTATCTTTATATTGCAGTAATTAGAAGTGTCTTCAACAAAAGGAAGAGGCTAGGAAAGTCTACGCAAAAAAGATAGAGTTTGCCTtacacttgattttttttaaaaacttccAAGCTCTCGAATTAAGTTGTTTGAATAAGATGTTTCTTTACAATCAGTCTTTTGGAGACTTCCAACTGCTCAGAGTCATCTATAAATTACCATCACAATCAATGTTTCTGGTAAACACTTCAACTGCCCTACTCCAATGGATTTTCCCCGTTTCAAATAGCAATTGATAACATCACGATAATCAGTTTCAGCTTTCAAGGTTCTCAAATCATATAGATGCTTTTGCACttctttttttcaatttaaatgtTACCATCCTTGGGGCAGCAGTCCTACCAAGTACAGAGTAAAGATTAACCAAATCATTTACAGTTCCATGTTTAGGTATatattaaataaaattaaaaataccaACAGACCTGTGTGTCAATATCATCATGTTCAGGCAGCAATAGGTGCTGGAAGGATTCAGCTAATGAAAGATGAAGATTTTGGACCATCTTCTAACCATGAAAATCACAAAACAGATGGTTACATAAGCTATCTTCAGGGGAATGCTCATTGCGATACTGAAGATGCCATTGCATCTCCATTCTCTCTCTTCGGTAATGTTCAGATTCCTGTTTCCGCCCAGCCATTTGTAATCCATGTATCAGTACTTCATATGTACCTGGGCATGCAGATACTCCATTAGCACTCATTTGCAAGAATAGTTGGAGAGCCTTATCAACTTTCCCATCTTGAAAATAGGCACTCATAAGGGCAGTGTACGTAACAACATTCTTGTCTGTAGTCAATAATCCAAAAATGCGCACTGCGGTTGAAGAATGCCCAGCACAAGCCAGTTTTATTATTAATATAGATGATAGATATGTCCCAAGATTGCAGCCAGATTTAATCAATATTTCAACGATCTCAAACACCAAATCGAATGAACCATTTCTGATGTAATGACCAAGAAGGCTGCCATATGCAGATCTATCAAGTTCATTGCCTATTCTTAGACTGTAACGCAGAACTGCAAGCCCACATGATGGTCTGCAGTTTGCACAGCTTGCTTGAATAATGTCAGAGAGGATATGTGATTCAACCTTGATATTCTTGGGGGTCATTTCATTTATCATGTGTTCTACGGCGGACCAGTTTCTAGAAGCCAAAAGGTACAGGATCGTACTCCTGACAGTAATGTAGCCTAGATCAGTAAATGCTGGGTCACATTCGATGCCTTCAAATGCAAGATGCGGATTCACTTCCCGAAGAAGATTGTCACTCTCACCATTAGCTTTTAGAGCTTCAAGTGCTTCCAAAAATATAGGTCGGCGAAGCACGATGAAATTTTCCTTCATGTATTGAAGAATTCGGGTCATCACTGATGTCTCACCAGCCCTGGAGCATTTCTGAACTAGAATATTACAGAGTGCTTTATCTGGTTCTACACCAGCTTCTTGCATCTTGTCCATAATTTCCATAGTAGCTTCAAATTTCCCTGAAGTAAATTAGATTTGTGTTAGGATATGATGGTACAAatattataacttaatgcagtGCAAATTAGAAGTGAAAACATTAATCAAATATGTGATGTATCATAACTGCCAAGCCAATTTATCCTGCCTAGGCAGCCACCTTGCTTGCCCAACTAGCACCTCTTACATCGGCCAGTACTCGTGTTAAGTTGCAGCAGCTGTAGAGTGGAGTTCATACAATGGTGACAAGGATTTTGAGATTGTTTACTGCACTTCAGTAAGCTAAGAAACTTTTGCAGCCTAGACTGGATTTGCCTACCTATGTACAGAGTATTCCAGAATGCTAACAATTGTTCAATCTTTTCTTCACAGGAAGTTGAGCACAAATGACTCAATGAATGAAGAACTTCAGATAGATATTGAGTACATCTAAAAAGAGATAGATATTGGGTATGCTTACAAGACAGTTTGTTATAAAAGGGATATTCTGAAGGCCAATGAATGCAATAGATTAATCTTACTAGCCAATAGATGGTGAACTTTAATTGTGCTTAATTTAAGCACTAACATGTCTACAC
Above is a window of Oryza sativa Japonica Group chromosome 10, ASM3414082v1 DNA encoding:
- the LOC4348438 gene encoding pentatricopeptide repeat-containing protein At2g01390 isoform X1; amino-acid sequence: MLRRSRHFLPPRPRRRPRPRREAPAAEPPTPTYTRDVVRRVDAILRGHPWSAARPLLLSLPGLAWDSHTVARVLKAHPPLHKAFLFFRLAAGAGGGFRHDRFTYTSMLHLLGEAGRVPAMMRLLAEMLRAGVDPDAATFTTVMHWLAHAGDVDAAMRVWEEMRARKGKCRPTLVSYTACVKILFDAGRPAEAREVFQEMVAEGLRPSCKTYTVLIEHLANVGKFEATMEIMDKMQEAGVEPDKALCNILVQKCSRAGETSVMTRILQYMKENFIVLRRPIFLEALEALKANGESDNLLREVNPHLAFEGIECDPAFTDLGYITVRSTILYLLASRNWSAVEHMINEMTPKNIKVESHILSDIIQASCANCRPSCGLAVLRYSLRIGNELDRSAYGSLLGHYIRNGSFDLVFEIVEILIKSGCNLGTYLSSILIIKLACAGHSSTAVRIFGLLTTDKNVVTYTALMSAYFQDGKVDKALQLFLQMSANGVSACPGTYEVLIHGLQMAGRKQESEHYRRERMEMQWHLQYRNEHSPEDSLCNHLFCDFHG